From a region of the Hemitrygon akajei chromosome 16, sHemAka1.3, whole genome shotgun sequence genome:
- the LOC140739879 gene encoding kelch-like ECH-associated protein 1A produces the protein MFCSRRRDGRWLVNVAAVDIPSLKRHVHMDHNLTCHSCQALAVMHDMRRDKQLCDVMLRVTHNGKEQVFAAHRLVLAASSPVFRAMFTSNLKEHQASEVKLEGIEPRAMESLIEFAYTSLISVDEQCVQQLMLASSMYQMEGVINACSDFLVKNMDSSNVIGICQFAEQIGCTKLHQKAKQYVNIHFTEVIKEEEFFNLTHCQLLDLISQDQLNVLCETEVYKACMEWVRWDLEGRAQYFHALLNALQIYALPLRFLKHQLQVCPILDKLNLCRDFLSKIFQEMNLRKQLPPVRQRGNKLIYVAGGYWHHSVANMEAFSPRTGQWLKLADMPVPRSGTGTCVVLGLFYTVGGRNNSQGENVDMDALDCYNPLTNKWTQRAPMSVPRNRVGVGVIDGVIYAVGGSYGSLHHRSAEKYDPETNQWKHIAPMGTRRIGAGVAVWNGLLYVVGGFDGNNRLDSVECYCPERDEWRSVTPMGSVRSGAGVVTLGNHIYVAGGYDGREQISSVERYCTEDDRWECVASMKHSRSAMGITAFQGKIYTLGGFNQEGFLDSVECYDPEKNEWTKVTTMPTGRSGLGVAVTMEPCPRNLTPTQTMETVAPTLIPG, from the exons ATGTTCTGCTCCAGGAGGAGAGACGGCAGGTGGTTGGTTAATGTGGCAGCGGTTGATATCCCATCCTTAAAGAGGCACGTGCACATGGATCATAATCTGACATGCCACTCTTGCCAGGCGTTGGCTGTGATGCACGACATGAGGCGGGACAAGCAGCTGTGCGACGTGATGCTGCGCGTGACCCACAACGGGAAGGAGCAAGTGTTCGCCGCTCACCGGCTGGTCCTGGCGGCCAGCAGCCCGGTCTTCAGGGCCATGTTCACCAGCAACCTGAAGGAGCACCAGGCCTCCGAGGTGAAGCTGGAGGGCATTGAGCCCAGGGCGATGGAGTCCCTGATCGAGTTTGCCTACACCTCCCTGATCTCGGTGGACGAGCAGTGCGTGCAGCAGCTGATGCTAGCCAGCAGCATGTACCAAATGGAGGGTGTAATCAATGCCTGCTCCGACTTCCTGGTCAAGAACATGGACTCATCCAACGTCATTGGCATCTGCCAGTTTGCCGAGCAAATTGGCTGCACCAAGCTCCACCAGAAGGCCAAGCAGTACGTCAACATACACTTCACTGAG GTGATCAAAGAAGAAGAATTTTTTAACCTGACGCACTGCCAGCTTCTGGATCTCATCAGTCAGGATCAGCTGAATGTCCTGTGCGAGACTGAAGTCTACAAGGCGTGTATGGAGTGGGTGCGCTGGGATCTGGAGGGACGGGCGCAGTACTTCCATGCCCTGCTTAATGCCCTGCAGATCTACGCCTTGCCCCTCCGCTTCCTCAAGCACCAGCTGCAAGTGTGCCCGATCCTGGACAAGCTGAATCTGTGCCGGGACTTCCTCTCCAAGATCTTCCAGGAGATGAATCTACGCAAGCAGCTGCCCCCCGTCCGGCAGAGGGGGAACAAGCTGATCTACGTGGCTGGTGGCTACTGGCACCATTCTGTGGCCAACATGGAGGCATTCAGCCCCAGGACAGGGCAGTGGCTGAAACTGGCAGATATGCCAGTGCCACGGAGCGGGACGGGCACCTGTGTGGTACTGGGGCTCTTTTACACAGTGGGTGGCAGGAATAACTCGCAGGGCGAGAACGTGGACATGGACGCGCTGGACTGCTACAACCCCCTGACCAACAAGTGGACCCAGAGGGCACCCATGAGCGTGCCCAGGAACCGGGTGGGAGTCGGGGTGATCGACGGAGTCATCTATGCTGTCGGTGGCTCCTATGGCTCCTTGCACCACAGGAGCGCAGAGAA GTATGACCCAGAAACAAACCAGTGGAAACACATAGCACCAATGGGCACACGACGCATAGGAGCTGGTGTGGCAGTGTGGAATGGACTTCTCTACGTGGTGGGTGGATTTGATGGGAATAACcgattggacagtgtggaatgTTACTGTCCTGAGAGGGACGAATGGAGGTCGGTCACCCCAATGGGATCTGTTCGTAGTGGAGCTG GTGTTGTCACTTTGGGTAACCATATCTACGTTGCTGGTGGTTACGATGGACGGGAGCAGATTTCATCGGTTGAACGTTACTGCACAGAAGATGATAGATGGGAGTGTGTCGCCAGTATGAAGCACAGTCGGAGTGCAATGGGAATAACTGCGTTTCAGGGAAAAATTTACACGCTGG GCGGCTTTAACCAGGAAGGGTTCCTGGACAGCGTCGAGTGTTACGACCCAGAGAAGAATGAGTGGACCAAGGTGACCACCATGCCAACTGGGCGAAGCGGGCTGGGAGTCGCTGTCACCATGGAGCCCTGTCCGAGAAACCTGACTCCCACCCAGACGATGGAGACGGTTGCCCCCACCCTCATTCCCGGTTGA